The segment caaattgctttaaaaaaggGCAggacaagaacagatgactagataaagaaactgtggtactcctacacagtggaatattatgcagctgttagaaagaatgaagttatgaaatttgcttataaatggattggtATAAAGagtatactgagtgaaatgagtcagaaggagagggacaggtatagaatgatgcattcatttgtggggtataaaaaatTGTATCTACAGTATGAGATTAATGTCCAAGGTgagggtaaacaggggccaggaggacaggctagtggttggaagcttgccacaagtgtgtgtgtggggggagcgatagtacaatgggtaggatgtttgccttgcatctggctgaaccgggtttgatcaaaataaaacaaaaaagcatataaaattttttttttaaaccttaaataaataaatgaaaaggggctggagtgatagtgcaatgactagggcacttgccttgcacacagccaatccaggtttaatcccggtACTCCATTATAgtctcttgagccctgccaggagtgatctctgagctcagagccaagaataagccctgagcacctctggttgtggcccaaaaccaaaaccaaaaccaaaaccaaaaaccaaccttaaaaaagAGTTTTTCTGGTGTGGACAGCTGGTGTCCAAGGGGAACAGTTaaaagagtgggggaggggcttagaaggcagagagaggaaaTTTTTGCCCAGATTAATATTAATGAGACTAGTAGCTAAGAggaagggctcaggagactgtgccCGGGTAAAGGATGCCTTGCGCCCCACAGACCctgttccatccccggcaccatgtgccatccctggagcaccaccaggggtcagtgATGAGCACAGTCAAGTTGCTGAGGATGACCCCCATACCCGAACCCAACCAAGCAACCaaggaaggggcaggggaggcagcCCCCAAGCTGAGCTCCTGCATGGCAAGCAGTGGAAGgttctgatttgatccctgacaccacatggtctgaGGGGTGCCACTGgcagtgatcctgagcacagagccaggagtaagtcttgagcactgccggttgtgaccaccccccaaaaaggaaacaaaaacagctGCTCATGCTTCTTCTGTGTTCCTTACTCACTAAACGTCATGCATTTTCTCACGGAATCTCTTCATGTTCTCATTGAATCTCAGAGCATCACAACAATGCTCTGAGGGTCCCTTTTCAAGacggtggggtgtggggggcgttGAAACTCAAGGGGATGAAGCCGTTTGCACAGCCCGACCGGGACAGAGCCGGCGCCAGGGTTCTAGCCGCGGCGCTCACCTCCACGTCCTCGTCGGCCCGCTGCCGGTTCTGCCGCACCTCCTCCAGCTGCCGCTGCGCCTGCTGCAGCGAGCGGCTCTGCAGCGCCATCTCCTCCTGCAGCTCCTGCTTCTCCTGCTGCGCGCGCTCGATGTAgcgctcctgctcctccttcagcagcagcagctgtttcagcttctgctcctcctcctccagcagcctgcggggcgggcgcggggtgaGCGGCAGCAGGacgaggggtgcggggggggggtgcgggaggaGAAGCccgtgggggggggcagggggaggggtcccTACCTGGTCTGGGCCAGGCGCACCGCCTCCTCGTCGCGCCGCGCTTTCACCTCCAGCTGCAGCGCCTCCTGCAGCCGCTGCTGCatctgctccagctcctggatgCGCTGCCGCTGCCGGGCGGCTTCCTCCTTCTTCAGCTCCATCTCGGCCTGCATGGAGGCCCGGGCCTGCGCGGGACACAGACGCAGGATAAAGGGAAAGGGGCGGTGACCCGGACGGCTCCGGGTCGGATCCCTTTCTGAGAGCCTGTCCAGGTCAGACGCGGCCAGTGGACAGAGGCTAcacggggtggtggtgggggaggaggatgtGAGGCTCAAGGCTCAGACttaattctttgctttttgggtcacacccagcgttgcacaggggttactcctacctcaTGCATTCCTACCTCatttactcctgtcggtgctcgacggaccgtgtgggatgctgggaatcgaacccggggtcggccgcatgcaaagcaaacgccctacccactgtgctatcactccagcccctcagatataATTCGtattattttgctgttgttgttattgggtGAGGGTATgtgacacccagcgatactcaggggttactcctggctctgcacgcagggatcactcctagtgatactcagaTATGGGATGCCAAGCTTCTAGCTGGGTCCGCAGCGTGCAAGGCCTTCCcatctgcactctctctccagaccctgttcTGTGTTTTTAGATGATAACTAAGGTATCGTGTTAATAACTAAAACTGTCTGCTATTTGGAACCTGGCCCATCGCACGGAGTAAACGGCAATTTTTATTAACGGCGATGAAAATCCATATAGCTGAGGGGCAGAGGGGTTGAATCAGGGCTGGGGCTGAATCCACGAATCTCGGGCTCCAGACCCAGATTCGAAATCGCTGCGCTTTGACCGGCCTGGTTGGCCCCCACGTTCGCCCACCTTCCTTCCATCCTGCATTTCCCAAGCTGTTTTCACTGTCAACTTGCATCGAATCTGCTGTAACCTGGGTCCAAACTCACCGCCTTGGCGGTCTCCAGAGGCTCCTCCTACTCCGAGCCCCGCCTCTAGCCAAGGAGTGGGCAGAGGACTCCAAAAAGTACCCCACGCTCTCTGGTCCTGCTTCCTAGCCAAGGTCCTGCGCCCGTCACTTCTTCTTTACCCAACAGGTGCCGCCCAGAGATGGGCGCTGATGCCACATACATTTTTCTGAGCTCCTTACAAGTCCTTAATTCCAAGGCCCACCTtcaacccttcccctccccaggccccgccccagacaCGCCCCTAAAAACTTGGGCTCCGCCCCCAAAACGCCCACAAACAGCATAGGTGCGCCCTGGAAGCCCAGGTCCCGCCCCCAACACGCCCCTAAGCAACCATGGTCCGCCCCGGAAACGCCCACAGGCGCTCTCTGGAagcccaggccacgcccccgccccgcccgccccgccaaggccccgcccccagaccgCCCGCACCTGCTCGGCCTCCCGCAGCTGTCCTTCCAGCGCCTGCTGCAGCTCGCGGTGCTGGCTGCGgcgccgctcctcctcctcctgcagcaGGCGCTCGGCCTGCCGCTGCGCCTCCTGCAGCAGCTCCAACTCCTGCAGCTTccgctccttctcctcctgcagCTGCTGCAGCCGCACCAGCTCCTCCTCCTTGGCGGCGCGGCGGCGCTCCCGCTGCTCGCGCTGCTCGCGCCGCTTCTGCTTCAGGTCCTTGTGGAGCGACGACTTGCCCTCAGCCTGCAGCCGGATCGCCGTCTGGATGGCTGCGGAGGCCACACGCGAGAGGGTCAGCAGGAGTCTAGGGGCTCCGAGTGGGATGCGGTCCCTCGTGGCTCAGGTCCCGTCTCCAGCCTCCGACTGGCCACAGTGTCATTGCAACCGAGAGGTCGCGGAAACCCAGGGGCCGGCCCGCCAGCACTCACTCACCAGCCGTCCACTCCTGGCGCTGGCGCGTGTCCGAGGCGCTCATCTCGTAGGTGCGGGAGGCCGTCTTCACGCAGAACACGCAGCGCTTTCCCTCCCGTTCCGGCAGCAACTAGGAGACAGCAGGCGGCGGCCTATGAGCACAGGACACTCGGGGTGCCCCCAGCCCAAACCCCGCCACCCCCCAACTCTCCCTCTTCCCTGGGCACCTGTGACCTCCTGTAATTTTTGTAGACTTTGCTGGCTAAAGGAGGGTGAAGGCATTTTTGCTTTGGTACTCAGTGCTCCCCAGACACATCACCACCTAGTCACATCACCACCACTCAGTATGCAGATCCTGCTAAATGTTATGTCCCGGTTTAAGTTATTTGTTATGATCTGCTATAATATTGCACAGTTCATGGGAAAGtccaggggccagaacaataccGTGGATAGGGtccatgccttgcacacggctaacccgggttcgatccctggcgtcctatatgatcccccagcaccaccaggagtgattcctgagtgcagagccaggagtaacccctgagcactgctggttgtggagagagagacagagagagagagagacagagagagacaagacagagacagagagacagagagagacagagacagagagatagagaaagaaaggaaaaagaaagaaaaggaagaaggaaagaaagaaagaaagaaagaaagaaagaaagaaagaaagaagagaagagaagagaaaggaagaaagaaagaaagaaagagaggaagagaggaagagagaaagaggaagaaagaaaacgtTGTTGATATACTGTTGGGCCAAGGAAGGGTTCAAAGTTTGTAAGAGTCAAACCCTAGAATGTAACACTCCTCTGTGTGAATCCCTAACAGCCCCTGGGATTCACAACCATCAATGCCCATAAAGGATGGCAAAGACCATGCCCTCACCCTGAGCTACAACTTGCCCCTGTGAGCAGTATGGCTGTCACTGAAGGTAAGCCTTACTGATGTATGTCTGGAAACCATATCACCATATCTTGTTTTAAACATAAGTAAAAACTATCCTTACTCttgctgatctttttttttttttgcttttttttggggggtcacacccagcgatgctcaggggttactcctggctttgcactcaggaattactcctggcgtgcttgggggaccatatgggatgctggggattgaacccgggtcggccgagtgcaaggcaaacgccctacccactgtgctatcactccggccctttttttttttttttttttgggatcatacctggtgatgctcaggggttactcctggctctgcacttaggaatcactcctggcggtgcttggggtatcatatgggatgctggggaccgaacccaggtcagttggtgcaaggcaaatgccctacccactgtactattgctccggcccaatcTTGCTGATCTTCAGTGACACTTTGGGATGTAGTTTTAGGGTACAAATGTAACCTCAGTCTTTGGATCAATTGTCGAATGCATTAAGAATCCTGTGATCCCTTGGACCATCGTGATGAAATAAACTTCCATCCTACTCCTCTTTTGTGTTTTGACTGTCTCATTGTGTTAAGAGAAATTCGGGAGAACACTAGGGCTCCCGTGAGGGGTCTCACCAGGCAGATGTTCTTTCTCTCACAGTCCCACCTACTGAGGAATTCTCAGCTCATTCCAccggcactttttttttttttatctcactcctggggggatgggggtgggagatggaacccgggtcctcATCCAGCCAGGAACTGTCTCAGGAGTCCCACCTCTGCCCCTCCAGAGACATTCCTGCTGTGTCTGCACAGTCTCACTCCTTGTTCTAGGCACTTGGAAGACTGAGAGATGCCTCAAGACCAAATCCTGGGCCTCCTtaagtttccctttttttttttttgccacatcctaCCATATTGTTGCGGGATCCGGGATAGGGACCTTCCCTCCTGGACTCTCTCCAGTTCCCCAGGTTTACTCTAATGGAAAATCATAGTTACCACAACTGAGCCTCTTCTGTCCTGAGTATAAACTATTTTCTGCATCATCTTACTCATTTCCCATGCAACCCTCCCGGGCAGGCATTATTAGATCCACTTTAGGGAGAAACGGAAACTCTTCGAGTCCAAGGTTTACCCACGTCCTACTGGccgcggcgggggtggggcgtgCTGTGTAGGCCTGTGACTGCCCATAGTGACGACTCATGCCTGAAGTGACACAATGCACAGACCCTTGGAGGATTTGGagtgtttccttttttccttttggtgtttgggcaacacctggcgaATGTGCAGagattatcctggctctgcactaaggaatcacttctagtggttcAGAGGACttaaagggatgctggggatcaaacctgggagggctgtgtgcaaggcaagcatcctccccactgtattatctctcgggCCCAAGGAGGATAGTTCTTCAAATGTACACTAACAAGTGTTGGCAAGAATGTGGGGAAATAGGGGGCCTCACACACCGCCCCTCTCACACTGAGAATCTCAGTCCCTGTGGAAAACAGGTGAGCCCTGGACAGAAGTGTGGCTCAGGAGGGCACAAGCCTTACATGTATGaggacctgagttccatctctgacaccacaaaaaaaaaagcaagcaagcaaacaaacaaacaagcaaaaaatcatCTGCCTGACCATCCCTCAGGAAATCAAGCATAGAACTACCTTATGatggggacaggagagatagcgcagtggctagggcatttgccttgtacacagccgacttgagttcaatccccggcatcccatatggtccccagaacacttccaggaatgattcctgagcacagagccaggagtaacctctcagcaatgccagatgtggcccaaggaacaaaacccaacaacaacaaccaaaaaaaaaaacctcccccaaacaccccccacaaaaaaataaggaattaCCATATGATATAGGAATTGTACTCCTAGATATTTATATACCCAGGAGGAACAAAGGCACATATTCATCCAGAAACTTGAGCATCAatagcagcattatttatagtagcaaaaaaaaaaaaaaagaaagaaagaaaaaaagaaaggaagaaagaaagaaagagagaaagaaggaaagaaagaaaaaaaattttcttttaagaaatgaataaacaaaacgTGGTGTCTATGGAGACAGTGGAATGCTTATGGCTGTAAGAGGGAacgaaggggccagagagagtgcagcaagtaggtccttgccttgcatgcagtggacctaggttcaatccccggtaccacacgtgttgcccagagcactgccaggagtgatccttgagcacagagctaggagtaagccctcagcacaaccaagtgtggctcccaaacaaacaaaaataataatagaaggaATGAATCTGGGCCGGTAAGATcactcaacaggctggagcataatttgtttgtttgtttgggggtcacattcagtggtgctcaggggttactcctggctctgcacttaaggaacactctggcaggctcagggggctgtATAGaatgtgggggatcgaacccgggtcggcaagcaCCAACCGATCTCTTTGGAGGAACAATAattctttgcatgtaggaggcctatGTTCAAACCCCAGTACCATATATAATTCCTCCATGCACCATGAGatttggccccccaaaaaaactaaacaGTAAACACCCCAAAGCAATGTGTGTGATGTATAAGTGATGCTGTATACATCAAATAAAACAGTGCATGAAACTTGCCCTCTACCCATACCAGTCAGTGACACTAAGGGCGTCACATGTTGTGCAACCGTAAGctttacctattttcaaaactttttcacCATCCCGAGCAGAAATTCTCTACCTGTTAAGCAATAactcctcctccccagccctcccagccccgagtcaccttcactttctctctctgcactTTTGCCTCTTCTTGACACCTCACAGAAGCAGGATCCTAGCTTTGTCCTGCTCTTCCCAAGTTCTTTCATATAatattcttgctttgttttgctcGGGaccctgcctggcagtgctcagggacgactcctggctctgagctcggggagtgctgccaggggtgcttgggggaccgtgtggtgctgggaatcgaacccagtctcCCCCAGGGAAAGCCTGCTTTCAGCCCCTCACATAAGGTGCACTTAGGATCAAGTGCTCAACATTCACTCATCCTGTAGGGGATCAatgcttcatttctttctcttccttccttccttcctttcttccttccttccttccttccttccttccttccttccttccttccttccttccttccttccttccttccttccttccttccttccttccttttttgttttggcctgctctcaaggatcactcctggcagacttgagggaccagataggatgccggggattgaacccgggtcagccacatgcaaagcaagtcccttaccccctgcactatttctctagccctatgAATACCTCttttgctataatttttaaaactgctgTCAGCTTCTAAAACGGACAGAACCAAGGAACAGAACCGAAGGTGAAGGCTGTGGAGAaggaatggggagagaaaattGCCAACGAGGATGGAATTAAAgtgaaagagaggggctggagccatagcacagcgggtagggcatttgccttgcatgtggccgacccaggttcgattctcagcatcccatatggtcccctgagcaccaccaggagtaattcctgagtgcagagccaggagtaacccctgagcatcgctaggtgtgacccaaaaagcaaaaaaaaaaaaaaaaaaaagtaaaagtaaagtgaaagagaaagacattTAAAGAGTCTTCCCTGCTATCACACGTGCTTTTTGCTATGTAATATGAGATTTAAGACATTTTCCCTCTGAAATCTTTAGCAAAGTCCACACGATTCACCAATCATTTTCCATAGTTGATGAACAGTTTTGCGATTTTTTTCCTGCTTGTCTGTATTTTTGTggcccagacctggcagtgcccggAGTCACTCCAGTCACACACAGTActcggggattaaacccagggctgtGCTTGCCAGGCCTaggctcagccctctgagcctcTCCCGGGCCCCTTCCGCTGGAGTCTGCCAGACTTGCTGATACAAACGCGAACAGCCCCGCGGCCCCAGAGCTCTTCaaatcacacacactcagcagGAGTTTCTCAGTGGCTCACCCACCTCGGCCTTCTCCCTGACCCGCAGTGTGCCCCGTGACATCCCCTGAGACCCCTCACCTCCACACAGCAGTGCGCATCCAGTGGGATCGTGCCTCTCTTCTCCTTGCATTCTTCACTCCCGAAGTAGCAGAGGGAGCTGGGCTGCAGCTGGAACCAGCGCTCTGTCCAGTTCCTCCTCAGGTGCCCGCGCTTCCACAGGTAGccctggcggccagagcacagTCAGAGGCAGGACAGCAgtgttcccccgccccccacccacagacacacagacacacacactctcacatgcacacagacacactcacactcacatgcacacagactcacacactcacatgcacacagacacactcacatacacacacataaacacagacacattcacatgcacacaaacactcacatgcacactcacagacacacagacacacactcacatgcacacacagacacaccagaaTCACACacttcacatgcacacacacacactcacacactcacatgcacacatactcatatgcacacacagacacactcacgtgcacacactcacagatgcaaatgcacacacactcacatgcgcacacacactcacatgcacacatacactcgcAGATTCACATGCGCAAACACACGCACTCGTACACACtagacatacactcacatgcacacacagatacacacacacactcacactcacatgcacacacacccacatacacacagacacacactcacatgcacacacagatacacacactcacactcacatgcacacacacccagatacacacacagacacacacactcacacacatcagacacacacacccatatgctcacatacagacacatacagatacacacactcacatacacagacagacagacagacagacagacagacagacagacacacacacacacacacacacacacacacacacacacgcttctcTGGCCTCCCCCGGGGCCTGACCTGCTTCAGCACATCCTGGATGAGCTCCTGGTAGACCTCGTGGATGGCCATGCTGAGGGTGTCGCGCCCCACGCCTCGGAGACAGCGGCCGGAGTTGAAGAGCTCCAGGAGCTGCCACACGCTCACGCCCCCTGCGGTCTGGGCGGCCTGAGCCTCCTGGGCCAGCAGCTCCTCCAGCTCGCCCGGGCCCACCTCCAGGCTCATGCTGCCCTGGACCTTCTTCAGCAGGTATTcgacctgggggcgggggggggggggaacccgtGACCGGTGCGGCCAGCGCCAGGCGACAGCCGtctgggggaggggctcagggggggCTTTGCAGCACACCGGCTGCTGGCCCTGACCAGGGCTgagatttggggtgggggctccaacctgcaccccacacaccctctaccctgggagggagggggagggaggccccATAAAGGGAGGGATGATCCAACAACTGAGCTGGGgggttggggactggggagggaggcggggacaCCCCGTTGGCCACAGCACTGAGGTGGGGTGCAGGAGAAGCCGTTTTGGGCATTGTGGCGTATTGAGTTGGAAACCCAGGATCTCAACCGATAgcagttgttttgtttgttttgtttcagggccatcCCCAGTAGttcttaggggttattcctggctctgtactcaggactcagtCGGTGGGTGCTGAGGAGcaagcctgggggcggggctgcacacaaggcaggtgccctaccggCTGGACGGTAGCTCCGGCCCCACAAtccataggaatttttttttttggggggtggctcaaacccagtgatgctcagggcttactctggctctgcactcaggaataactcctggcggtgcttgggggaccatatgggaagccggaaatcgaacccaggttggttgtgtgcaaggcaaatgccctacccgctgtactattgctccagccccctcaatagaaattttaaaaataaataaaacagaggtcagagcaagagtacagtggtccgggcacttgccttgtatgtaaccaacccagattccatccctggcatcccatagagttccccgagcaccgtcaggagtaattcctgagtgcagagccagaagtaactaacccctgagtgtcactaggtgtggcccccaaacccaaataataataataataataataataataataataataataataataatgaatagaaTGTTTGAGACTGAAACAGAAAGGGCCataaaagcaataacaaaataaaggaaGGTGGAAGGTGGGAGCTGAGGgctggggacagacagagaaaacAAATCCCAGAAAACAGAGACAGGGTGCAGGGCCCCAGCGAGGGTGCGAGACCCCAGCGAGGGTGTAGGGTGTCGGCGAGGGTGCGAGACTCCAGCGAGGGTAAAAGACCCCAGGGAGGGTGTAGGGCCCCAGCGAGCGTTCAGGGTGTCAGTGAGGGTGCAAGACTCCAACGAGGGTGCGAGACCCCAGCAAGGGTGCAGGGCCCCAGTGAGGTGTAGGGTGTTGGCGAGGGTGCGAGACCCAAGCGAGGGTGCGAGATCCCATCGAGGTACGCGCTCTCCCCTAATCCCTCCCTTCGCAGGGGGACGTGACTTGTAAGTCACAGCCCGGGGGAACGGCCAGCACTGCGCTCGGAGCCCCTGAATCCCACTGGGTCCTTACTCTcagcctccccgcacccccctctccttcctggaGGGGTGAgtgcggggatgggggggtgggggaagcagggcAGGGGCCGGAAGCCTGTTACCGAGGAACAGGAAGCGGTGGCTGGGGTGCATCCTGCTGCCGCTTGCAAACACCGAGCCGCCCGCAGCAGCCCTTCTGCTGCCTGAGGCCCCGGGCTGGCAGGGGCGCCCGGAGGCACCCAGCACGGGCCCCTCCGCTGCGCCAGGAGCTTGCTGGGGAGCCCTCTGGGGAGCCCTCTCACTTTCAGGGCGGCCGGgatgctgcaggggtggggtggggcctgcCCGTTCAAAGCCCAGGGGGTGCTCGGCGCCCCCCCCATACATCagaagccgggggtgggggtcagccGGAGTTCTGGAGCGAGAGGGGCCGAGCAGAGAGGGATGCGGGTGGACTGGAAACAGGACTGGGCTGGGAGGTGGCTCAGACACGGAGCACTGGCCTGGCAtgtggaggccctgggttcgaatcccggcaccACCCGGGGAGAAAGACCCCAGGGGTGAACCGCCCGGCTCCTGCTGCCCTCCGTGTCTAGGTCTCTGAGCGGGGCCTGTCCTGGTTCTTCCCTCcagagaggcggggagggaaacaaaGGCTGCACTGCCAGGCGCGGTGCGGGCAGGAGGAAGGCCCCGCAAGGCCCCCCCGTCGCTTCCCCTCTGCTCAACGTGCCACCTCAGCTCTTTATTTGGGGGAaaggggtgggccacacccggcggtgtgctcagggctgacccctgggtctgtgctcagaagtgactcaggggacctggggatcgaacccgggtcagccgcgtgcaaggctggctccctcctcgctgtgctactattgctccggcctctgcCGTTGGATCTCGAGTGTGCTCGTGGATTGGGCGTCTCCGGGGAAAGGAGACTCCTCAGGCCATTTTCCCAACAAGGCGGGCCAACAGCCCTGAGGGAAATGAAATCGGGGTCTCCCAGGACAAGGTGGGACCATGCACGGGCAGCTCCGGGGAGACAGCCGAGAGTGTGGACGGACCAGCCGTGCGAGCGGGGAAGAAGGGGTGTGTGAGGAAGGACAGCGGCACTTCGgcctggggctgggagctgggcacAGTGCCAAGGGGCCTCACCTCGTCGGGAACCATGATGAGCGGGTACTTGTCCTCGGACAGGAAGTTGAAGAGGCACCAGAGGCGGAAGGCGTCCTGGTTGGAGAGGGCTCCGCTCCCGTTGTTGTCCACCCGGTAGTTCTTCTTGGCCGTCAGGGTCCAGCACAGCTCGTCGAAGTGCTCCTTAACGAACGCGccctcctccacctgccccaaaccTGCTCATCAGCCCAGGCTTCCGGCTCCCCGGGGCTGCTGGGCCCGTCGCCCGCAGCCGCACTGCCCCAGCACTGACCCCACTCACGCGAGTCGGTCACCCGGGACACCCGGCCCTCAGcccgggggagggaggaaggggaaagccCAG is part of the Sorex araneus isolate mSorAra2 chromosome 2, mSorAra2.pri, whole genome shotgun sequence genome and harbors:
- the DEF6 gene encoding differentially expressed in FDCP 6 homolog — translated: MALRKELLKSIWYAFTALDVEKSGKVSKSQLKVLSHNLYTVLHIPHDPVALEEHFRDDDDGPVSSQGYMPYLNKYILDKVEEGAFVKEHFDELCWTLTAKKNYRVDNNGSGALSNQDAFRLWCLFNFLSEDKYPLIMVPDEVEYLLKKVQGSMSLEVGPGELEELLAQEAQAAQTAGGVSVWQLLELFNSGRCLRGVGRDTLSMAIHEVYQELIQDVLKQGYLWKRGHLRRNWTERWFQLQPSSLCYFGSEECKEKRGTIPLDAHCCVELLPEREGKRCVFCVKTASRTYEMSASDTRQRQEWTAAIQTAIRLQAEGKSSLHKDLKQKRREQREQRERRRAAKEEELVRLQQLQEEKERKLQELELLQEAQRQAERLLQEEEERRRSQHRELQQALEGQLREAEQARASMQAEMELKKEEAARQRQRIQELEQMQQRLQEALQLEVKARRDEEAVRLAQTRLLEEEEQKLKQLLLLKEEQERYIERAQQEKQELQEEMALQSRSLQQAQRQLEEVRQNRQRADEDVEAAQRKLHQASTNVKHWNVQMNRLMHPIEPGDKRPATSSSFTGFQAPLLARRDSSLKRLTRWGSQGDRTPSRSSSEQQPKPLNGASEAAQPAPAAQEGQPDPPPEHEPV